In the Bicyclus anynana chromosome 6, ilBicAnyn1.1, whole genome shotgun sequence genome, one interval contains:
- the LOC112050238 gene encoding organic cation transporter protein, producing the protein MTKVKHPKLQNPIEKQFNNVSRYHYYLYFLIFSSKIPTFWHVLNLIFLSPPIDYYCNVTDDAANSTKNICPCDEPVWDKSVFSETMQTKFGLYCESLWLVSFAQSMMFVGLLIGSLVFGLLSDRYGRLSMFSMSCLITAVSGCLVSAMPTAAAFTFMRHIEGIGTGGAIITSYVLCIEYTGVRHREVITALFHLPLNISHMTLPGISYLLRHCDEFQLALSIPLLFYVGMRWMVLESPKWLMDSDRIDDTVIAMEKLASYAGLPIENIRNQIEEYSAHHSTKSRRRIKIWHIFRHKKLALNFLYMSIIYFLCGMGYYGVTQYISKMSGNIHINVAISGLLLVPGTIAAIFLLQILNRRTFLMTTIFLSSLFMIFNVCIPMYYKWMRVVIACICNCFFFMSFIIVFLFGVELFPTSVRNSVLGILSVLARLGQIVAPYINALSENASGIVFGVLALSGTLVCYLLPETKDTELPSSLDDMKALSRKKIHLEEDVEVNQNVTTSSIVQ; encoded by the exons ATGACGAAAGTAAAACACCCGAAACTCCAAAATCCGATCGAGAAACAGTTCAATAACGTCTCCAGATATCACtactatttatactttttaatattcTCAAGTAAAATTCCTACTTTTTGGCATGTACTGAATCTGATCTTCTTGTCGCCACCTATAGATTACTACTGCAATGTCACTGATGACGCAGCGAATTCTACAAAGAATATTTGCCCATGTGATGAACCAGTTTGGGATAAAAGTGTGTTTTCGGAGACCATGCAGACTAAATTTGGGTTATACTGCGAGAGTCTTTGGCTTGTCAGCTTTGCTCAGAGTATGATGTTTGTGGGATTGTTGATTGGATCATTGGTGTTTGGACTATTGTCtgacag ATACGGCAGGTTGTCCATGTTCAGCATGAGTTGTCTAATTACAGCAGTGTCTGGTTGCCTGGTCAGTGCGATGCCCACGGCTGCAGCCTTCACTTTTATGAGGCATATAGAAGGCATTGGTACAG GTGGTGCTATCATAACTTCTTACGTACTTTGCATAGAGTACACAGGAGTTAGACACAGAGAAGTGATCACAGCTCTATTTCACCTACCATTGAACATCAGCCATATGACGCTACCAGGTATATCGTACTTGTTGAGGCATTGTGATGAGTTCCAGCTCGCTCTCTCTATACCTTTGTTGTTCTACGTGGGCATGCGGTGGATGGTGTTGGAGTCACCGAAGTGGTTGATGGATAGCGATCGTATTGATGACACTGTTATTGCTATGGAGAAATTGGCGTCTTA CGCCGGACTTCCaatagaaaatattagaaaccAAATAGAAGAATACTCCGCCCACCATTCCACCAAGTCTCGAAGGAGGATCAAAATCTGGCATATATTCCGTCACAAGAAACTTGctttaaactttttatatatgtcaatcatttattttttatgtggcATGGGTTACTATGGCGTGACCCAGTATATTAGCAAAATGAGTGGCAACATCCACATCAATGTTGCTATATCTGGGCTATTACTAGTACCTGGTACTATAGCTGCTATATTTTTACTtcaaatattgaatagaagaaCGTTTTTAATGACTACTATCTTTCTATCaagtttatttatgattttcaaTGTTTGTATTCCTATGTACTACAAATGGATGAGGGTCGTCATCGCTTGTATTTGTAATTGTTTCTTTTTCATGTCTTTcattattgttttcctttttggaGTCGAATTGTTTCCCACTTCTGTTAGGAACTCCGTTTTGGGTATATTGTCAGTTTTGGCAAGATTAGGTCAAATCGTTGCGCCGTATATTAACGCATTATCAGAAAACGCATCGGGTATTGTTTTTGGTGTACTAGCGTTATCTGGAACGCTGGTTTGTTATTTGCTGCCAGAAACAAAAGATACTGAACTTCCCTCATCACTAGATGATATGAAGGCATTAAGCCGAAAAAAAATACACCTAGAAGAAGATGTTGAGGTGAATCAGAATGTTACTACATCGAGTATAGTACAATGA